A single Salmo trutta chromosome 14, fSalTru1.1, whole genome shotgun sequence DNA region contains:
- the cand2 gene encoding cullin-associated NEDD8-dissociated protein 2 isoform X1 → MSNISYHISNLLEKMTSTDKDFRFMATNDLMIELQKDSIKLDEDSEKKVVTMLLKLLEDKNGEVQNLAVKCLGPLVSKVKEYQVEIMVDTLCSNMMSDKEQLRDISSMGLKTVIAELPPCSTEFLFCFELPGQSLTANVCKKITSQLIGAMGKQEDVSVQLEALDILSDMLGRLSGTLISFHASILTSLLPQLTSPRMAVRKRAIMALGHLVPSCSKTLFTQLTEHLLAELGRGQQTSTTRTYIQCLATVSRQGGHRVGEHLEKIVPMVMTFCSVEDDELREYCFQAFEAFVRRCPKEMSPHISTVIKLCLRYITYDPNYNYDVDEDGDEDGDESMDTEDGEDEDQESDDEYSDDDDMSWKVRRSSVKCLEAVISTRRDLLVELYGSVAPTLLARFKEREENVKTDIFVAFVALLKQTRPSQGLITTAAEPGVKEDQAITLLKKQVPTVVKALHKQLKEKSMKSRQGCFCLLTELANVLPGALGKHIPALIPGIVHSLTDKSTSSNMKLDALSFLNVLLCSHPPDVFQPHMKVILPAVVQCVEDAFYKITSEALLVTQQMVKIIRPLGDKLPAFDVKPYVKDMFSATLKRLKAADIDQEVKERAISCMGHIVCHVGDQLGGDLQPTLQIFLERLKNEITRLTAVKTLTLIATSPLKIDLRPILTEGIPILGSFLRKNQRALKLSTLTALNMIVMNYSDSLKPPMIEAVLNELPALIEENDMHISQVAVMLLTCIAKVCPSSLSKIGNTVLPGVFHLVHSPLLQGGALSAILEFFKALVVTKAGNMGYNDLLKALTGPFHGSGKATDPTPTHRQSYYSVARCVAALSSVCPKEASGMVTSFIQEVKNPKCSESVRILSFLCLGEVGRTMNLGGQKELKTVILEAFSSPNEEVKSAASCALGNICVGNLEEYLPFMLKEIGSQPKRRYLLLHSLKEVIGACSAESLLSHVEDIWALLFKNRECAEEGTRNVVAECLGKLTMVNPAQLLPRLKQQLSSGSPVARSTVVTAVKFTIVDQPVPIDSLLKGCIGDFLKTLQDKDPNVRRVALVMFNSAAHNKPSLIRGLLASVLPSLYNETQIRKDLIREVEMGPFKHTVDDGLDVRKAAFECMYTLLDSCLDCLDIFEFLDRVEEGLKDHYDIRMLTFIMLARLCCLCPNAVVQRLDRLIEPLRVTCTTKVKAGSVKQEFEKQEELRRSAMRAVAALLSISEVEKSPAMADFANQIRTNAEMASILESIQGDTRSGAVESMDTS, encoded by the exons ATGTCGAATATCTCCTACCATATCTCCAATCTGTTGGAGAAAATGACATCTACTGACAAAGACTTTCG CTTCATGGCCACCAATGACCTGATGATAGAGCTTCAGAAGGATTCTATCAAGTTGGATGAAGACAGCGAGAAGAAGGTGGTCACCATGCTCCTGAAGCTACTGGAAGATAAGAATGGAGAGGTGCAGAATCTAGCAGTCAAGTG TCTGGGTCCCTTGGTGAGCAAGGTGAAAGAGTACCAGGTAGAGATCATGGTGGATACTCTCTGCTCTAACATGATGTCAGACAAGGAACAACTCAGAGACATCTCCAGTATGGGTCTGAAGACAGTCATCGCTGAGCTGCCCCCATGCTCCACAG AATTCCTCTTTTGCTTTGAGTTACCAGGTCAAAGCCTGACTGCCAACGTATGTAAGAAGATCACATCTCAGCTTATAGGAGCCATGGGGAAACAGGAAGACGTTTCTGTTCAGCTGGAAGCCTTGGACATCCTGTCGGACATGTTGGGAAG GTTGAGTGGTACGTTGATCAGCTTCCATGCCTCCATCCTGACCAGCCTGCTCCCCCAGTTGACCAGCCCCCGTATGGCTGTGAGGAAGAGGGCTATCATGGCCCTGGGTCACCTGGTGCCCAGCTGCAGTAAGACTCTCTTCACCCAGCTCACTGAGCACCTGCTGGCTGAGCTGGGCCGAGGACAGCAGACCTCCACCACGCGCACCTACATCCAGTGTCTGGCCACCGTCAGTCGCCAGGGAGGGCATCGAGTCG GCGAGCACCTAGAGAAGATAGTCCCCATGGTGATGACGTTCTGCAGTGTGGAGGATGATGAACTCAGGGAGTACTGCTTCCAGGCCTTTGAAGCCTTCGTCCgcag ATGCCCCAAGGAGATGTCCCCTCATATATCCACGGTGATCAAGCTGTGTCTGAGGTACATCACCTATGACCCCAACTACAACTATGATGTGGATGAGGATGGGGATGAGGACGGGGATGAGTCCATGGACacagaggatggagaggatgagGACCAAG AGTCAGATGACGAGTACAGTGACGATGACGACATGAGCTGGAAGGTACGGAGGTCATCTGTGAAGTGTCTGGAGGCTGTGATCAGCACCAGGAGAGACCTGCTAGTGGAGCTGTATGGTTCAGTAGCTCCAACCCTGCTGGCTCGGtttaaagagagggaggagaacgtCAAGACAGACATCTTTGTAGCCTTTGTTGCCTTACTCAAACAGACCAGGCCTTCTCAGGGCCTCATCACCACAGCAGCAGAGCCTGGAGTCAAAGAAGACCAAGCCATCACTCTGCTCAAGAAACAG GTCCCCACAGTAGTGAAGGCTCTCCACAAGCAGCTGAAGGAGAAGAGCATGAAGTCTAGACAGGGCTGTTTCTGTCTGCTGACAGAGCTGGCCAACGTACTGCCAGGAGCCCTGGGAAAGCACATACCAGCTCTCATCCCTG GTATAGTTCACTCCCTTACAGACAAGTCTACCTCGTCCAACATGAAGCTCGATGCCCTCTCTTTCCTCAATGTCCTCCTGTGCAGCCATCCTCCTGACGTTTTCCAGCCTCACATGAAGGTTATTCTGCCTGCGGTGGTGCAGTGTGTGGAGGACGCCTTCTATAAGATCACCTCCGAGGCCCTACTGGTCACTCAGCAGATGGTCAAGATCATACGCCCGTTAGGAG ACAAACTACCCGCCTTTGACGTCAAGCCCTACGTGAAGGATATGTTCTCTGCCACTCTGAAGAGGCTGAAGGCTGCAGACATTGACcaggaagtgaaggagagagccATTTCCTGTATGGGTCACATTGTGTGTCACGTAGGAGACCAGCTGGGTGGGGACCTCCAGCCGACACTGCAGATCTTCCTGGAGAGACTGAAGAACGAGATCaccag GCTGACAGCGGTGAAGACCCTGACTCTCATCGCCACATCGCCCCTCAAGATCGACCTCCGACCTATACTCACTGAGGGCATCCCCATCCTAGGCTCCTTCCTCAGGAAGAACCAGCGTGCCCTCAAGCTGAGCACACTGACTGCCCTCAACATGATAGTTATGAACTACAGCGACAGCCTGAAGCCGCCCATGATCGAGGCTGTGCTCAACGAGCTACCTGCCCTGATCGAGGAGAACGACATGCACATATCCCAGGTGGCGGTAATGCTTCTCACCTGTATAGCTAAGGTGTGCCCCTCCTCCCTGTCTAAGATCGGGAACACCGTCTTACCTGGTGTGTTTCATCTGGTTCATTCCCCGTTGCTGCAAGGAGGGGCTCTGTCGGCCATCTTGGAGTTTTTCAAGGCCCTGGTGGTCACTAAGGCTGGGAACATGGGATACAACGACCTCTTGAAAGCTCTCACCGGTCCTTTCCACGGCTCAGGGAAGGCTACAGACCCCACACCCACGCACAGACAGTCTTACTACTCTGTGGCCAG ATGTGTAGCTGCTCTATCCTCCGTGTGCCCTAAAGAAGCATCCGGAATGGTCACCAGCTTCATCCAGGAAGTCAAGAACCCCAAGTGTTCCGAGTCTGTCAGAATCCTGTCCTTCCTGTGTCTGGGGGAGGTCGGGCGTACCATGAACCTAGGGGGTCAGAAGGAGCTAAAGACTGTGATCCTGGAGGCCTTCTCCTCTCCCAACGAGGAAGTCAAGTCAGCCGCTTCCTGTGCTCTGGGGAACATCTGTGTGGGCAACCTGGAGGAGTACCTTCCCTTTATGCTGAAGGAGATAGGTAGCCAGCCTAAGAGAAGGTACCTGCTGTTACACAGCCTCAAAGAGGTGATCGGCGCCTGCTCGGCGGAGAGCTTGTTGTCCCACGTCGAGGATATCTGGGCTCTTCTCTTTAAGAACCGCGAGTGTGCCGAAGAGGGGACGAGGAATGTGGTGGCGGAGTGTCTGGGGAAACTCACCATGGTCAATCCGGCTCAGCTCCTGCCCAGGCTCAAACAACAGCTTTCCTCAGGGTCTCCTGTGGCCCGCAGTACTGTGGTCACTGCTGTTAAGTTCACCATCGTTGATCAGCCTGTACCTATAGATTCACTACTCAAAGGATGCATAG GTGATTTCCTGAAGACTCTGCAGGACAAAGACCCGAATGTACGTCGTGTGGCCTTGGTGATGTTCAACTCAGCGGCCCACAACAAACCTTCTCTGATCCGCG gtctgctaGCCTCAGTACTGCCTAGCCTCTACAACGAGACACAGATCAGGAAGGACCTCATcagagag GTGGAGATGGGTCCGTTCAAGCACACAGTGGACGATGGTCTGGACGTGAGAAAGGCAGCGTTTGAGTGCATGTATACCTTACTGGACAGCTGTCTGGACTGCTTGGACATCTTCGAGTTCCTCGACCGCGTAGAAGAAGGCCTTAAAGACCACTACGACATCAGA ATGTTGACATTCATCATGCTGGCCagactctgctgtctgtgtcccAATGCTGTGGTCCAGAGACTGGACAGACTGATCGAACCTCTCAGGGTTACCTGCACCACTAAG GTGAAGGCGGGATCAGTGAAGCAGGAGTTTGAGAAGCAGGAGGAGCTGCGTCGTTCAGCGATGAGGGCCGTGGCAGCCTTGCTCTCTATCAGCGAGGTGGAGAAAAGCCCTGCCATGGCCGACTTTGCCAACCAGATACGCACCAACGCAGAGATGGCCTCCATCTTAGAGAGCATCCAGGGAGACACACGCTCCGGCGCAGTGGAAAGCATGGACACCAGTTAG
- the cand2 gene encoding cullin-associated NEDD8-dissociated protein 2 isoform X3 — translation MSNISYHISNLLEKMTSTDKDFRFMATNDLMIELQKDSIKLDEDSEKKVVTMLLKLLEDKNGEVQNLAVKCLGPLVSKVKEYQVEIMVDTLCSNMMSDKEQLRDISSMGLKTVIAELPPCSTGQSLTANVCKKITSQLIGAMGKQEDVSVQLEALDILSDMLGRLSGTLISFHASILTSLLPQLTSPRMAVRKRAIMALGHLVPSCSKTLFTQLTEHLLAELGRGQQTSTTRTYIQCLATVSRQGGHRVGEHLEKIVPMVMTFCSVEDDELREYCFQAFEAFVRRCPKEMSPHISTVIKLCLRYITYDPNYNYDVDEDGDEDGDESMDTEDGEDEDQESDDEYSDDDDMSWKVRRSSVKCLEAVISTRRDLLVELYGSVAPTLLARFKEREENVKTDIFVAFVALLKQTRPSQGLITTAAEPGVKEDQAITLLKKQVPTVVKALHKQLKEKSMKSRQGCFCLLTELANVLPGALGKHIPALIPGIVHSLTDKSTSSNMKLDALSFLNVLLCSHPPDVFQPHMKVILPAVVQCVEDAFYKITSEALLVTQQMVKIIRPLGDKLPAFDVKPYVKDMFSATLKRLKAADIDQEVKERAISCMGHIVCHVGDQLGGDLQPTLQIFLERLKNEITRLTAVKTLTLIATSPLKIDLRPILTEGIPILGSFLRKNQRALKLSTLTALNMIVMNYSDSLKPPMIEAVLNELPALIEENDMHISQVAVMLLTCIAKVCPSSLSKIGNTVLPGVFHLVHSPLLQGGALSAILEFFKALVVTKAGNMGYNDLLKALTGPFHGSGKATDPTPTHRQSYYSVARCVAALSSVCPKEASGMVTSFIQEVKNPKCSESVRILSFLCLGEVGRTMNLGGQKELKTVILEAFSSPNEEVKSAASCALGNICVGNLEEYLPFMLKEIGSQPKRRYLLLHSLKEVIGACSAESLLSHVEDIWALLFKNRECAEEGTRNVVAECLGKLTMVNPAQLLPRLKQQLSSGSPVARSTVVTAVKFTIVDQPVPIDSLLKGCIGDFLKTLQDKDPNVRRVALVMFNSAAHNKPSLIRGLLASVLPSLYNETQIRKDLIREVEMGPFKHTVDDGLDVRKAAFECMYTLLDSCLDCLDIFEFLDRVEEGLKDHYDIRMLTFIMLARLCCLCPNAVVQRLDRLIEPLRVTCTTKVKAGSVKQEFEKQEELRRSAMRAVAALLSISEVEKSPAMADFANQIRTNAEMASILESIQGDTRSGAVESMDTS, via the exons ATGTCGAATATCTCCTACCATATCTCCAATCTGTTGGAGAAAATGACATCTACTGACAAAGACTTTCG CTTCATGGCCACCAATGACCTGATGATAGAGCTTCAGAAGGATTCTATCAAGTTGGATGAAGACAGCGAGAAGAAGGTGGTCACCATGCTCCTGAAGCTACTGGAAGATAAGAATGGAGAGGTGCAGAATCTAGCAGTCAAGTG TCTGGGTCCCTTGGTGAGCAAGGTGAAAGAGTACCAGGTAGAGATCATGGTGGATACTCTCTGCTCTAACATGATGTCAGACAAGGAACAACTCAGAGACATCTCCAGTATGGGTCTGAAGACAGTCATCGCTGAGCTGCCCCCATGCTCCACAG GTCAAAGCCTGACTGCCAACGTATGTAAGAAGATCACATCTCAGCTTATAGGAGCCATGGGGAAACAGGAAGACGTTTCTGTTCAGCTGGAAGCCTTGGACATCCTGTCGGACATGTTGGGAAG GTTGAGTGGTACGTTGATCAGCTTCCATGCCTCCATCCTGACCAGCCTGCTCCCCCAGTTGACCAGCCCCCGTATGGCTGTGAGGAAGAGGGCTATCATGGCCCTGGGTCACCTGGTGCCCAGCTGCAGTAAGACTCTCTTCACCCAGCTCACTGAGCACCTGCTGGCTGAGCTGGGCCGAGGACAGCAGACCTCCACCACGCGCACCTACATCCAGTGTCTGGCCACCGTCAGTCGCCAGGGAGGGCATCGAGTCG GCGAGCACCTAGAGAAGATAGTCCCCATGGTGATGACGTTCTGCAGTGTGGAGGATGATGAACTCAGGGAGTACTGCTTCCAGGCCTTTGAAGCCTTCGTCCgcag ATGCCCCAAGGAGATGTCCCCTCATATATCCACGGTGATCAAGCTGTGTCTGAGGTACATCACCTATGACCCCAACTACAACTATGATGTGGATGAGGATGGGGATGAGGACGGGGATGAGTCCATGGACacagaggatggagaggatgagGACCAAG AGTCAGATGACGAGTACAGTGACGATGACGACATGAGCTGGAAGGTACGGAGGTCATCTGTGAAGTGTCTGGAGGCTGTGATCAGCACCAGGAGAGACCTGCTAGTGGAGCTGTATGGTTCAGTAGCTCCAACCCTGCTGGCTCGGtttaaagagagggaggagaacgtCAAGACAGACATCTTTGTAGCCTTTGTTGCCTTACTCAAACAGACCAGGCCTTCTCAGGGCCTCATCACCACAGCAGCAGAGCCTGGAGTCAAAGAAGACCAAGCCATCACTCTGCTCAAGAAACAG GTCCCCACAGTAGTGAAGGCTCTCCACAAGCAGCTGAAGGAGAAGAGCATGAAGTCTAGACAGGGCTGTTTCTGTCTGCTGACAGAGCTGGCCAACGTACTGCCAGGAGCCCTGGGAAAGCACATACCAGCTCTCATCCCTG GTATAGTTCACTCCCTTACAGACAAGTCTACCTCGTCCAACATGAAGCTCGATGCCCTCTCTTTCCTCAATGTCCTCCTGTGCAGCCATCCTCCTGACGTTTTCCAGCCTCACATGAAGGTTATTCTGCCTGCGGTGGTGCAGTGTGTGGAGGACGCCTTCTATAAGATCACCTCCGAGGCCCTACTGGTCACTCAGCAGATGGTCAAGATCATACGCCCGTTAGGAG ACAAACTACCCGCCTTTGACGTCAAGCCCTACGTGAAGGATATGTTCTCTGCCACTCTGAAGAGGCTGAAGGCTGCAGACATTGACcaggaagtgaaggagagagccATTTCCTGTATGGGTCACATTGTGTGTCACGTAGGAGACCAGCTGGGTGGGGACCTCCAGCCGACACTGCAGATCTTCCTGGAGAGACTGAAGAACGAGATCaccag GCTGACAGCGGTGAAGACCCTGACTCTCATCGCCACATCGCCCCTCAAGATCGACCTCCGACCTATACTCACTGAGGGCATCCCCATCCTAGGCTCCTTCCTCAGGAAGAACCAGCGTGCCCTCAAGCTGAGCACACTGACTGCCCTCAACATGATAGTTATGAACTACAGCGACAGCCTGAAGCCGCCCATGATCGAGGCTGTGCTCAACGAGCTACCTGCCCTGATCGAGGAGAACGACATGCACATATCCCAGGTGGCGGTAATGCTTCTCACCTGTATAGCTAAGGTGTGCCCCTCCTCCCTGTCTAAGATCGGGAACACCGTCTTACCTGGTGTGTTTCATCTGGTTCATTCCCCGTTGCTGCAAGGAGGGGCTCTGTCGGCCATCTTGGAGTTTTTCAAGGCCCTGGTGGTCACTAAGGCTGGGAACATGGGATACAACGACCTCTTGAAAGCTCTCACCGGTCCTTTCCACGGCTCAGGGAAGGCTACAGACCCCACACCCACGCACAGACAGTCTTACTACTCTGTGGCCAG ATGTGTAGCTGCTCTATCCTCCGTGTGCCCTAAAGAAGCATCCGGAATGGTCACCAGCTTCATCCAGGAAGTCAAGAACCCCAAGTGTTCCGAGTCTGTCAGAATCCTGTCCTTCCTGTGTCTGGGGGAGGTCGGGCGTACCATGAACCTAGGGGGTCAGAAGGAGCTAAAGACTGTGATCCTGGAGGCCTTCTCCTCTCCCAACGAGGAAGTCAAGTCAGCCGCTTCCTGTGCTCTGGGGAACATCTGTGTGGGCAACCTGGAGGAGTACCTTCCCTTTATGCTGAAGGAGATAGGTAGCCAGCCTAAGAGAAGGTACCTGCTGTTACACAGCCTCAAAGAGGTGATCGGCGCCTGCTCGGCGGAGAGCTTGTTGTCCCACGTCGAGGATATCTGGGCTCTTCTCTTTAAGAACCGCGAGTGTGCCGAAGAGGGGACGAGGAATGTGGTGGCGGAGTGTCTGGGGAAACTCACCATGGTCAATCCGGCTCAGCTCCTGCCCAGGCTCAAACAACAGCTTTCCTCAGGGTCTCCTGTGGCCCGCAGTACTGTGGTCACTGCTGTTAAGTTCACCATCGTTGATCAGCCTGTACCTATAGATTCACTACTCAAAGGATGCATAG GTGATTTCCTGAAGACTCTGCAGGACAAAGACCCGAATGTACGTCGTGTGGCCTTGGTGATGTTCAACTCAGCGGCCCACAACAAACCTTCTCTGATCCGCGGTCTGCTAGCCTCAGTACTGCCTAGCCTCTACAACGAGACACAGATCAGGAAGGACCTCATcagagag GTGGAGATGGGTCCGTTCAAGCACACAGTGGACGATGGTCTGGACGTGAGAAAGGCAGCGTTTGAGTGCATGTATACCTTACTGGACAGCTGTCTGGACTGCTTGGACATCTTCGAGTTCCTCGACCGCGTAGAAGAAGGCCTTAAAGACCACTACGACATCAGA ATGTTGACATTCATCATGCTGGCCagactctgctgtctgtgtcccAATGCTGTGGTCCAGAGACTGGACAGACTGATCGAACCTCTCAGGGTTACCTGCACCACTAAG GTGAAGGCGGGATCAGTGAAGCAGGAGTTTGAGAAGCAGGAGGAGCTGCGTCGTTCAGCGATGAGGGCCGTGGCAGCCTTGCTCTCTATCAGCGAGGTGGAGAAAAGCCCTGCCATGGCCGACTTTGCCAACCAGATACGCACCAACGCAGAGATGGCCTCCATCTTAGAGAGCATCCAGGGAGACACACGCTCCGGCGCAGTGGAAAGCATGGACACCAGTTAG